A genomic segment from Cinclus cinclus chromosome 11, bCinCin1.1, whole genome shotgun sequence encodes:
- the TUBB3 gene encoding tubulin beta-3 chain, whose amino-acid sequence MSTLAPLRLLREPSNASEGNQSNATVGAGGGWCQGLDIPNELFLALGLVSLVENLLVVAAILKNRNLHSPTYYFICCLAVSDMLVSISNLAEMLFMLLLEHGVLVMRPSIVRHMDSVIDMLICSSVVSSLSFLGVIAVDRYITIFYALRYHSIMTLQRAVVTMASVWLASTVSSTVLITYFRSNTILLCLIGFFLFMLVLMLVLYIHMFALARHHLHSISSQQKPPTAHRGGSLKGAVTLTILLGVFFICWGPFFFHLILIVTCPTNPFCTCFFSYFNLFLILIICNSVIDPLIYAFRSQELRRTLREVVTCSSPGSPGRRGPSRSHRSVKGHLLPARTGKDRQGGGRLDPTRGLAPAAPGQRAHHHRLCSRAAPAAAHLVTDTGTVPGPAGATGDGDPQGGPPGPRTGPGVSPLPVGAGGGPPRPCPPRVAGSPLRRGGAWPRAGPGGAWRAVPVPQGCCGAAAAAADWLRAAVTSAAGPVRRREPIKDAAEAAPPPALPVPLRSGAAPLPAPTRSRPAPLRPGRTMREIVHIQAGQCGNQIGAKFWEVISDEHGIDPSGNYVGDSDLQLERISVYYNEASSHKYVPRAILVDLEPGTMDSVRSGAFGHLFRPDNFIFGQSGAGNNWAKGHYTEGAELVDSVLDVVRKECENCDCLQGFQLTHSLGGGTGSGMGTLLISKVREEYPDRIMNTFSVVPSPKVSDTVVEPYNATLSIHQLVENTDETYCIDNEALYDICFRTLKLATPTYGDLNHLVSATMSGVTTSLRFPGQLNADLRKLAVNMVPFPRLHFFMPGFAPLTARGSQQYRALTVPELTQQMFDAKNMMAACDPRHGRYLTVATVFRGRMSMKEVDEQMLAIQSKNSSYFVEWIPNNVKVAVCDIPPRGLKMSSTFIGNSTAIQELFKRISEQFTAMFRRKAFLHWYTGEGMDEMEFTEAESNMNDLVSEYQQYQDATAEEEGEMYEDDEEESEAQGAK is encoded by the exons ATGTCGACGCTGGCCCCCCTGCGTCTGCTGCGCGAGCCCTCGAATGCCAGCGAGGGCAACCAGAGCAATGCCACGGTCGGGGCCGGTGGTGGTTGGTGCCAGGGGCTGGATATTCCCAACGAGCTGTTCCTGGCGCTGGGGCTAGTGAGCCTGGTGGAGAACCTGCTGGTGGTGGCCGCCATCCTGAAGAACAGGAACCTGCACTCACCCACCTACTACTTCATCTGCTGCCTGGCGGTGTCGGACATGCTGGTGAGCATCAGCAACCTGGCGGAGATGCTCttcatgctgctgctggaacacGGGGTGCTGGTGATGCGCCCCAGCATCGTCCGCCATATGGACAGTGTCATCGACATGCTCATCTGCAGCTCCGTCGtgtcttccctctccttcctgggGGTCATCGCTGTTGACCGCTACATCACCATCTTCTACGCCCTGCGCTACCACAGCATCATGACGCTGCAGCGGGCTGTGGTCACCATGGCCAGCGTCTGGCTGGCCAGCACCGTCTCCAGCACTGTCTTGATCACCTACTTCCGCAGCAACACCATCCTCCTCTGCCTCATCGGCTTCTTCCTCTTCATGCTGGTCCTCATGCTGGTGCTGTACATCCACATGTTCGCCCTGGCCCGCCACCACCTCCACAGCATCTCCAGCCAGCAGAAGCCACCCACTGCCCACCGTGGTGGCAGCCTGAAGGGTGCCGTCACCCTCACCATCCTCCTGGGCGTCTTCTTTATCTGCTGGGGGCCCTTCTTCTTCCACCTCATCCTCATCGTCACCTGTCCCACCAACCCCTTCTGCACCTGCTTCTTCAGCTACTTCAacctcttcctcatcctcatcatctGTAACTCGGTGATTGACCCCCTCATCTATGCCTTCCGGAGCCAGGAGCTCCGGCGGACGCTGCGGGAGGTGGTGACGTGCTCCT CCCCGGGGAGCCCCGGGAGGAGAGGTCCCTCCCGGTCCCACCGGTCAGTCAAGGGTCACCTGCTCCCGGCGAGAACCGGGAAGGACCGGCAGGGCGGCGGGAGGCTGGACCCCACGCGGGGGTTGGCCCCGGCCGCCCCCGGACAAAGGGCCCATCACCATCGCCTTTGTTCTcgggccgcgcccgccgccgcccaCCTCGTCACTGACACCGGCACTGTCCCCGGTCCCGCGGGGGCAACCGGCGACGGGGACCCCCAAGGTGGCCCTCCC GGTCCCCGCACGGGTCCCGGGGTGTCCCCGCTCCCCGTGGGTGCCGGTGGGGGTCCCCCCCGGCCGTGTCCCCCGCGGGTGGCGGGGTCCCCGCTCCGCCGCGGCGGGGCGTggccgcgggcggggccgggcggggcgtggcgggcggtgccggtgccgcAGGGCTGTTGCGGCGCTGCGGCGGCGGCCGCTGATTGGCTACGGGCGGCGGTGACGTCAGCGGCCGGCCCGGTGCGGCGGCGGGAGCCTATAAAGGATGCGGCGGAGGCCGCGCCGCCCCCCGcgctcccggtgccgctccGCTCCGGTGCCGCTCCGCTCCCGGCCCCGACCCGCTCCCGTCCCGCTCCGCTCCGGCCCGGCCGCACCATGAGGGAGATCGTCCACATCCAGGCGGGGCAATGCGGCAACCAGATCGGCGCCAAG TTCTGGGAGGTGATCAGCGACGAGCACGGCATCGACCCCAGCGGCAACTACGTGGGGGACTCGGACCTGCAGCTTGAACGCATCAGTGTCTACTACAATGAGGCCTCTT CTCACAAGTACGTGCCTCGCGCCATCCTGGTGGACCTGGAGCCGGGGACGATGGACAGCGTGCGCTCGGGTGCCTTCGGCCACCTCTTCCGCCCCGACAACTTCATCTTTG ggcaGAGCGGTGCCGGGAACAACTGGGCAAAGGGGCACTACACAGAGGGGGCCGAGCTGGTGGACTCGGTGCTGGATGTGGTGCGGAAGGAATGTGAGAACTGCGACTGTCTGCAGGGCTTCCAGCTGACCCACTCGCTGGGCGGGGGCACCGGCTCGGGCATGGGCACCCTGCTCATCAGCAAGGTGCGGGAGGAGTACCCCGACCGCATCATGAACACCTTCAGCGTGGTGCCTTCCCCCAAGGTGTCGGACACGGTGGTGGAGCCCTACAATGCCACGCTGTCCATCCATCAGCTAGTGGAGAACACGGATGAAACGTACTGCATCGACAACGAGGCGCTCTATGACATCTGCTTCCGCACCCTCAAACTGGCCACCCCCACCTATGGCGACCTCAACCACCTTGTCTCGGCCACCATGAGCGGTGTCACCACCTCCCTGCGCTTCCCTGGCCAGCTCAATGCTGACCTCCGCAAGCTGGCTGTCAACATGGTGCCCTTCCCGCGGCTGCACTTCTTCATGCCCGGCTTTGCCCCGCTGACGGCGCGTGGCAGCCAGCAGTACCGTGCCCTCACCGTGCCCGAGCTCACCCAGCAGATGTTTGATGCCAAGAACATGATGGCCGCCTGTGACCCCCGCCATGGCCGCTACCTCACCGTGGCCACCGTCTTCCGTGGCCGCATGTCCATGAAGGAGGTGGATGAACAGATGTTGGCCATCCAGAGCAAGAACAGCTCCTACTTTGTGGAGTGGATCCCCAACAATGTCAAGGTGGCCGTGTGTGACATCCCACCACGGGGGCTGAAGATGTCCTCCACCTTCATCGGCAACAGCACGGCCATCCAGGAGCTCTTCAAGCGCATCTCGGAGCAGTTCACAGCCATGTTCCGCCGCAAAGCCTTCCTGCACTGGTACACGGGCGAGGGGATGGACGAGATGGAGTTCACCGAGGCCGAGAGCAACATGAATGACCTGGTGTCCGAGTACCAACAGTACCAGGATGCCACGGCCGAGGAGGAGGGTGAGATGTACGAGGACGACGAGGAGGAGTCGGAGGCGCAGGGCGCCAAGTGA